A region of the Ostrinia nubilalis chromosome 21, ilOstNubi1.1, whole genome shotgun sequence genome:
TTAACTGGAAAAACCACATAGAACATATTAAGTCAAAACTATCCAAATTCACTTACGCTCTTTATGAAATAACGCACAGTACACATACAGAAGCAGCATTAGCAGCATACTACGCCTACGCTTATTCCCAATTAAAATATGGCATCATACTCTGGGGAAACAGCACAAACTTCATTGATCTCTTTATAATGCAAAAGAAATGTATCAGAATAATAGCACAAATAGACAATACACAATCATGTAAACCTTACTTCATTAAATATAATCTACTTACGTTACCATCAATATATATCCATGATACATGTATATTTacctacaaaaataatattcacaATTTTACAAAAGTTAAGGACACACATAATATAAATACCAGGCATTAGGATAAACTTTACTTACCCCCATCaagaataaaaatgttaaataccaGCCCCTACTATATGTCGgtaaaattatttaacaaacTTCCAGAATATATAAAAACTGAACCAAATGTTAAACGCTTCTCTAAAGCCCTTAGACACTATTTAATATCCAAatgtttttattcaattaatgaATACCTAACAATAgaccataaaaaatattatagcaaCCAACTACTTTAGTCAATAAGTTATCAACCTTAATCCTACTTAGATtgtagttattttataagttgtttaataataataatattacttattatagttaattaatattaataatactacCATTAATGTTTAAATAGCCACCTACTCTATTGCGATACCACTCAGGTAACTAAGTTTTTAAGCTcctgtatattatgtaatttacaccattacaaattgtcacttagtaagcaataaatattttgaatttgaatttgaaaactttcatcacatagcgccactggtaagtagtcaccaggagctaataaacaagtctctcaccagatgctgtgcatcgtcacatgccgaataatagtacaagttttacaaaacaataaaacttgtattattgagcagagacgatgcacagcatcccaagaaggcctcctggtgagctctctatgaagaactccgagcaagctcgcccccaggtgactaaaatggcggcaaacggaagtaagtcaaatcaattcctattaaattattgcggaaatgacgtcatttaaggtataaaatggttaaaaactacaccggaagtagacgcatctctcaccagatgctgtgcatcgtctctgctcaataatacaagttttattgttttgtaaaacttgtactattttattgtattattcatgaatcCTATTGCATAAGTgctacataaacatgtttttaatgtttttaaaacttaaaatcagacaaagcaaaaacataaaatttcttttaaatacggcaaaatcaactaaaaaaataaaaatcttatgtcaaaaagtgcaaatacagtaacaaattttaaaagttgatatatatcattaaaaccggcttgattatcggatatatatccgatatatatcctcgaaccctggatggtaataaacaaaaaaagcaatttctcaataattattatcctaatattattcaaatattactttaaaattaagaatcaaacaaattcagaataaaattataacttttatttgtattattcaaCTAGTTTTTGACATAGCATTAATATAAgaaagttttaaattatttgttcCCAAGTTTATGAGAATTTTTATGATGAAATACCTGGGAGAGAATTCTGTATGGCATTCAACTCACATTTCTCATCTTATTTAATgtgatgttttaattaaaaagcatGGGGATACTTGGAGTAAATATGTATGTagtaaataaaagaaacaaaagataatTTACTTATAAGCATAAACTTTATTATTCTACAGCTATAAATCAGGGAAGAGTAGTGACTTAAACTTTTTAGATGATCTCTCAGCTGGTCGCACACAAATATGCTTCCCAAATATTGTGACTTTAATCTTCTTCATGTAAATATCAAAGACACTATCCCTTTTAGGTATGGTTGTCACTGTATTGTCTGTCGATACAATTTTAAACGTGTTTCTAGTATCCATTATGCATATCCCTTTTTTACCTACATAGCTAGGGCATTTAGAACGTGCCACTTCTAGCATACTTCCATGGAAATCAGCTTTGTATATAGTCTGGCTAAACGTTTCCCATCCTTTGCTACACATTTCTGGCACTTGTTTATCTAATTCTAACATATTTGAAATATATTCTAACCAAATATCGTTCATGGGTTGGACGTCGACATATTTTACGCTGTCTCTTGGAATTGAATAGAAACCTAGggatttcttttcttttctcgtcAAGTTCTTGACTTTCTTCTTCTTAGCCTTTTGTTTCCGTGTCCTGCTCCTACGTTTAGCAAGTACGAAGTCTTTCTTCAGTTCTGCCTCCACATTTGGTACGTCCGATCTGGGGACGTTggactttacaaaattaactataTCTTGTATCGCTTCCCTGTCCACATTTTCTTCAGATGACAtagtattatgttatttattctactttagaataaataaattatcaaaacAGAACAAGTTTGTAAGAGAAAAATAACCTCCAAATTTGTTATTGTTGATGTCAAATTTGACAGCTTGTTGCCTTGGGCCCGTATTCTCATGCCGGTTTCGATGTTAggtatcaaaatattttcactCGATATTTCTTGTTTTCATCTAGTATTTGTAATTGAGAACAAACAAACCCTTGACAAACGTCAAgcaaatgtcaaaaaatattaaaaaatgttaaaaaaatcttcTGCGAGCGAAGTCATCGAGcgatttatatttgtttattttgtgattTATATAGTCAATATTGTCCACATTTTACTTACAGTCCCGTAGCAATATTCACTGTAAAGTTTTTAGTCAACTAGTGCAATGGCGAATCCTAAAGATCGTGAAGAACCTATCATCATAGCCCATCAGTGCTATACGAAGAAAGATTATGCATCTGCTCTCCAGCATTTGACTGAATTGGAAAGCCTTGTTGGTCCGAACAACAAGCGAGTCCTgcacaacaaagctgtagttgaatttatgaatggggaCATGAAAAACATAGACAAATTCAAAAAAGCAGTAACCCAGCTGTGTGGACTCACATTCCCTGATATTGACCTGAAAGACCTGACATTGCCACATCTGTTATACAACTACGCCGTGCTGTTATACCACTCTCGGTACTATTATCAGTGTACAGTAGTTTTGGAGAAGTTATTGACTTTAAAAGCCATAAAAGATCCCAAACTATACCAGCAGATAGTTCTCCTGTTAATGGAGGCCACTCTGTGCAGACGCACTTATGATAAAACATTAGAAATAGCCAAAAGTCACGGAGAGCAAATGAAAAGTTACAACGAAGTCAGTGACCTGTTTGAACGATTAACCAGCAGAGCTCAGCTATTACAGGGTCAAAAAGTCAAGCTAAACTTGAAACCTGACTCCATCGAAAATGTCTTTATAATAGCTCAGCAACAGTACATAAATGGAGACGTTAATGAAGCTGCGAAAACGTTAGGACAGTATAAAACAATGCAATATAATTATGACTTGAAATCTCAAGGTGAAGATATTTGGGCAGCCATCAATAATAACCTTGGAGTGATATATCTGTCGATTAAAAAACCATTTCTGGCCGCTAAGTATTTCCAACATGCTGTGAAAGAACATTTCAAAGCTATGGAAAGTGAAGACAGTGAGAGGTTAATCGCTTGTAGAGACCGTCCCCTTTACGTTTTCAATTTGGGTCTAGCTTTACTCGCGGCGAATAACTCTGAAGGTGCCTTTGAGTGTCTGGTTGAAGCAGCTCGCCACTACCCCAACAATCCTCGCATCTGGTTACATTTGGCAGAGTGCTGCGTCAAGAAATGCTGCAGCGAAGAAGCCTTACAGTATACAGTCAAAAAATTAGGCAGCGGTCCTCACACTAGAATCTTACTAGCAAAAGACAATAAAGACAAATATTCTACATCAGGAG
Encoded here:
- the LOC135082374 gene encoding CCR4-NOT transcription complex subunit 10; the protein is MANPKDREEPIIIAHQCYTKKDYASALQHLTELESLVGPNNKRVLHNKAVVEFMNGDMKNIDKFKKAVTQLCGLTFPDIDLKDLTLPHLLYNYAVLLYHSRYYYQCTVVLEKLLTLKAIKDPKLYQQIVLLLMEATLCRRTYDKTLEIAKSHGEQMKSYNEVSDLFERLTSRAQLLQGQKVKLNLKPDSIENVFIIAQQQYINGDVNEAAKTLGQYKTMQYNYDLKSQGEDIWAAINNNLGVIYLSIKKPFLAAKYFQHAVKEHFKAMESEDSERLIACRDRPLYVFNLGLALLAANNSEGAFECLVEAARHYPNNPRIWLHLAECCVKKCCSEEALQYTVKKLGSGPHTRILLAKDNKDKYSTSGESFAIPSLSLEFAALCLRNAATLLPNQEPPADATTPLIQAPPGPPINWKQRCEIKNSTLVLQSYVLLNLQDPLSALVSANELLSQTDVSSSHKAWAHIYAAEALINLDRITDAVEHLHPPMIHELVSVLPYQMRDMIAVSVWAKAAVCHILRGDLVTARKILMQINSPRVLPLQMYLEICTGNIENCHTILRKLRLTNLSQ